A region of Channa argus isolate prfri chromosome 8, Channa argus male v1.0, whole genome shotgun sequence DNA encodes the following proteins:
- the commd2 gene encoding COMM domain-containing protein 2 yields the protein MLLVLSEGHKEHLAFLTKVDTSVVAEFGRIVLQFLRKGSSPKIYEGAARKLCVPVEMVQCGVEGLMFLMTESSKHMISEVDFLDSVLVLGFDDELNQILLQLYLQHNNQIRSILSQLPSNLPAFHNLEWRLDVQLASRSVHQQVIPMLTIHLHLTRGCGSHGDHSSRVLQTDPSTLLHLISTLDVALATMKSSHSRRLLRNIK from the exons ATGCTGCTGGTTTTGTCTGAAGGACATAAAGAACATCTCGCCTTTCTGACGAAGGTTGACACATCAG TGGTTGCAGAGTTTGGGCGCATAGTGCTGCAGTTCCTGAGGAAAGGATCTAGCCCTAAGATCTATGAAGGAGCAGCCA GAAAGCTATGTGTCCCTGTGGAGATGGTGCAGTGTGGAGTAGAAGGCCTGATGTTCCTGATGACCGAGAGCTCCAAGCACATG ATCTCTGAAGTCGATTTCCTGGACTCAGTCTTGGTTTTGGGGTTTGATGATGAGCTTAACCAGATCCTCTTACAG CTTTACCTACAGCACAACAATCAGATTCGCAGCATCCTGAGTCAGCTGCCTTCAAACCttcctgctttccacaactTGGAATGGAGACTGGATGTACAG TTGGCCAGTCGTTCAGTCCATCAGCAGGTAATTCCCATGCTGACAATCCATTTGCACCTAACTAGAGGTTGTGGCAGTCACGGTGACCACAGCAGCAGAGTTCTTCAGACAGACCCCAGCACCCTCCTGCACCTCATCTCTACGCTGGATGTTGCTCTGGCCACAATGAAGTCCAGTCATTCTCGGCGCCTATTACGCAACATCAAATAA